TTTCTGGAAGCTCAAATTCAGCCACCTGAAATTTAGAATAGAGATAAGAAATAATTTTTAAAAACTCTGCTTTATTGGGAATTTGATTTCTTAAAATCTGATCAAAATTTGAAATTTCCTGCTTATTCCAAAGCATAAATGCATAACTTTTTTTGCCATCTCTTCCGGCACGACCGATTTCCTGATAATAATTTTCAATCGACTGAGAAGGGGAGAAGTGAATGACGAAACGTACATTGTCTTTGTCGATCCCCATTCCAAAAGCATTGGTGGAAATTAATACATTTTGATCACTGCTGTTCCAGAAATTTTGTCTTTCGTTTTTTTCTTTTGTTGATAATCCTGCATGAAAATAATCCACATTCTGAATTTTATGTCGTTGAAGAAACTCGGTGAGTAATTCTGCATCTTTTCGGGTTCTCACATAGATAATTCCCGATTCTTTAGCGTATTTAAGGATGTTAAAAACCTTTTGATACTTGTCTGAAATTTCTTCAGAAAATAGTTTAATATTGTCTCTTTTAAAACTTTTTTGAAAAATTTTAGGACTCTTAAGTTCAAGCTTAGTTTTAATTTCATCTAAAACTTTAGGAGTTGCTGTTGCTGTTAATGCAAGACATGTAATTTCAGGATTGTTTTTCCTAAAATCTTTGATATTCTGATAACTTGGTCTGAAATCTTGGCCCCATTCTGAAATACAGTGCGCTTCATCCACCGCAATAAATGATAACTGAATTTCTTCAATTTGCTGAAGAAAAAGCTTGTTGGTAAGTCTTTCAGGTGAAACATATAATAGCTTTGTTAAACCGTCTTTGCATCTGTTGTAAATAACTTCAGCATCAAACTCATCCAATTCCGAACTTAGATATTCAGCTTCAATTCCTCTGAATTTTAATTGGTTAACCTGATCTTTCATCAACGCCAATAATGGAGAAATGACAAGACAAGTTCCTTCTTGTAATAAAGCGGGAAGCTGATAGCATAATGATTTTCCGGCACCGGTGGGAAGAAGAACTAAGGTGTCTTTTCTATTGAGAACAGAATCAATAACCGGCTCTTGAGAATCTCTGAATTGATCATAACCCCAAAAATGCTTAAGGGTTTTATTTTTAAGTTCATTAAAATCTTTAGCGGAAATCATAAGGTAAATGTAAGGAAAGTATTGAAACAAAAAAAGCCACGCAATGCATGGCTTTCATTTTATAATAAGAAGTTTTTATTATTTAGCTTCGAAATAAACTCTTCTGTTTGCTCTGTTTTTCCACTCAGGACATTTAGTAGCAGGATCACACTCTGGGTATTTAAGGTCTTTTTCACCTCTACCTACAGCGTTTAGTTTAGAAGAATCTACACCGTTTTTGATTAGATAATTTTTTACACTGTTTGCTCTTCTTTCAGACAATTTTTGGTTGTATTCGTCAGAAGCTCTGGTATCAGTTGCTCCAATTACAGTATAAGTACCGTTTGAAGAATTGATATAGTTTACAGCGTTGTTAAGAATTGGTGTATTGTTTGGTAAAATTCTGTCAGAATTTAAATCAAACTCAATTCCTTCCATGTTGGTCACTGTTTCATCGATTGGTCCTACCGGAGTAGTTGGCGTCAATGGACAACCTTGATTTTCTACAGGTCCCGGAACTGTTACACATTTATCGTGAAGATCGATTACTCCATCTAAATCTGCATCCAGAGCTACACCAGCACCGTCAACTCTTGCTCCTGCAGGAGTATCAAGCTGTCTGTCCCAATCGTCGCAAACTCCATCATTATCAGCATCTCCTTTTTTACAAACTTCAATATCCTGGTTTTTATTAGCCAAAACATCTAATTTGTAATAAATCTCCTGCAATGGATCGTGCCACATTAGGTGAGATTCGTGTTTCCCTAATTTTAAAGATAGACCAATGGTAGCGTTGAAGAAGTTATCAGAAACCTGTTCTTCTCTTTGATTAATAGCGCTGTATTGAGCTCCACCACCGTCAAATTCATCATCACCTGTGTAAACATACATTAGTCTTCCTTCAAGATCTAATCTTCTGTTTACTTTAAATTTAAGACCGGCTCCTGCTTGTCCAAAGAATGAACCAAATTTAAATGGTTTAATCTCTGTCATTAATCTTTGTCCGTTTGCGTCTTTTTGATATGCTCTATAGGCAATTGTACCGATACCTGCATAACCATGTAATGCCCATCTGTAAGTAGATTTGTTATCAACTCTTCTTAAAAGATTTGAAAAGTTAATATCACCTAATAAAGAGATTGCGTCATATTGCGTTCTTGCACCAACTTTATTTAAATTAGCAGAAGGGGCAGGATCTTTTGTATTAAACCAACCTTGTCTGGTTTCTCCTCTGTCGTATTGTAAGTTAATTCCGAAAGCATGGGTAATTGCTTTGTCAACACTTACATAAGCAGAATAACCAAAAAGATTTTTACCGTTACCGTTTTTAATAGACGTTAAATCTCCTGATTGCAGCAAGGGTACACCTGCACCAAATGACACTGCCCAATCATTAAATCTTTTGGACTTTTGAGTGAAAGGTGAAATATTGGCAGAACCAGATGAAAATGTATTTGGATACTCGTCGGTAGAAACTACGGCTATTGAATCTTGTGCATAGCTCACTGTAGGAACAGCTAATGCTAAGGCGACAATTGCTAAACTTAATTTCATAGTATGTATTTTTATTTATTTAGTTAATTAAATGAATTTTTATTGAATGTTTAGTTCACAGGACAACCATTATTGTCAGGAGATCCTGGAACGGTAACACATTTGTCGTATAAATCGATGACCCCATCAAGATCCATATCCAAT
Above is a genomic segment from Chryseobacterium mulctrae containing:
- a CDS encoding RecQ family ATP-dependent DNA helicase → MISAKDFNELKNKTLKHFWGYDQFRDSQEPVIDSVLNRKDTLVLLPTGAGKSLCYQLPALLQEGTCLVISPLLALMKDQVNQLKFRGIEAEYLSSELDEFDAEVIYNRCKDGLTKLLYVSPERLTNKLFLQQIEEIQLSFIAVDEAHCISEWGQDFRPSYQNIKDFRKNNPEITCLALTATATPKVLDEIKTKLELKSPKIFQKSFKRDNIKLFSEEISDKYQKVFNILKYAKESGIIYVRTRKDAELLTEFLQRHKIQNVDYFHAGLSTKEKNERQNFWNSSDQNVLISTNAFGMGIDKDNVRFVIHFSPSQSIENYYQEIGRAGRDGKKSYAFMLWNKQEISNFDQILRNQIPNKAEFLKIISYLYSKFQVAEFELPEKVFQLNTSGIQSFTKLSTAKIKNVLNFLHTQEIIFHNSNKSLSSLELLIKPDEIDQLPQKDAYFIELLLRSISGIATHKIMFSEQNVSNKIGVSLHLIKERLKELQQKNYLEYIDGALASVKFLKPRDERAINGLYWNLFEHIQKNKIQKWEEMKFFIEDNQYCKMKLILSYFGEKNTKNCGQCTVCEKNKQSIFGKNVSLEIIKVLNKKPATIEEISIQLQFHSKENILENLIFLLDSGKVKMLNFRTYSLV
- a CDS encoding OmpA family protein, translating into MKLSLAIVALALAVPTVSYAQDSIAVVSTDEYPNTFSSGSANISPFTQKSKRFNDWAVSFGAGVPLLQSGDLTSIKNGNGKNLFGYSAYVSVDKAITHAFGINLQYDRGETRQGWFNTKDPAPSANLNKVGARTQYDAISLLGDINFSNLLRRVDNKSTYRWALHGYAGIGTIAYRAYQKDANGQRLMTEIKPFKFGSFFGQAGAGLKFKVNRRLDLEGRLMYVYTGDDEFDGGGAQYSAINQREEQVSDNFFNATIGLSLKLGKHESHLMWHDPLQEIYYKLDVLANKNQDIEVCKKGDADNDGVCDDWDRQLDTPAGARVDGAGVALDADLDGVIDLHDKCVTVPGPVENQGCPLTPTTPVGPIDETVTNMEGIEFDLNSDRILPNNTPILNNAVNYINSSNGTYTVIGATDTRASDEYNQKLSERRANSVKNYLIKNGVDSSKLNAVGRGEKDLKYPECDPATKCPEWKNRANRRVYFEAK